From the genome of Flavobacteriales bacterium, one region includes:
- a CDS encoding universal stress protein, with protein MKYLVPYDFTPITRSALEHALSIRNDIPGEIELLHIVDGENDREQAEFTLTGLISSLPEDQQDEIFGKVRVGSIYKDIAQEADEGDADLLVMGTHGAKGLQKIFGSRAIKVITSSNTPFIVTQAKGPEKEIELIVLPVDLSKESLQVVSVATNLAKRFNAAIHVVCKAESDEYLSHRLRNNINWAKMKISDEVDYAVVELKGDESLADEVIDYAEKHGADMFAITHFTDSILPQFDSFTQEMITNRLELPTLVLSAKQVSDINSNYTFIGM; from the coding sequence ATGAAATACCTGGTTCCCTACGATTTTACTCCGATAACACGGTCTGCCCTTGAACACGCTCTTTCCATCCGGAATGATATACCCGGAGAGATAGAACTCCTTCACATCGTGGATGGAGAAAATGACAGAGAGCAAGCAGAATTCACCTTGACCGGTCTCATCTCTTCGCTTCCCGAGGATCAGCAAGATGAGATCTTCGGCAAAGTGAGGGTAGGTAGTATATACAAGGATATTGCCCAAGAAGCTGATGAAGGCGATGCCGATCTGCTGGTCATGGGGACGCATGGTGCCAAGGGGCTACAGAAGATCTTCGGCTCACGGGCCATCAAGGTGATCACGAGTAGCAATACACCCTTCATCGTCACGCAGGCCAAGGGACCTGAAAAGGAGATCGAGTTGATCGTACTCCCCGTGGATCTGAGCAAGGAGAGTCTACAGGTGGTCTCAGTGGCCACCAATCTGGCCAAGCGCTTCAATGCAGCCATACATGTGGTCTGTAAGGCAGAATCCGATGAGTATCTCTCCCACAGACTCCGTAATAATATCAACTGGGCCAAGATGAAGATCAGCGATGAAGTGGACTATGCGGTGGTGGAGCTTAAAGGAGACGAATCTCTGGCCGATGAGGTCATAGATTATGCAGAGAAGCACGGTGCTGACATGTTCGCTATCACACATTTCACCGATAGCATCCTACCTCAATTCGATTCTTTTACCCAGGAGATGATCACCAATAGACTGGAGCTGCCCACACTCGTGCTCTCGGCCAAGCAGGTGTCCGATATCAATTCGAATTACACCTTCATCGGTATGTGA